Proteins from one Rhinopithecus roxellana isolate Shanxi Qingling chromosome 20, ASM756505v1, whole genome shotgun sequence genomic window:
- the DPEP3 gene encoding dipeptidase 3 — protein MVRTPLSASARHLLLPGSRGRPQRHMQPTGHEGSRALSRRHLRRLLLLLLLLLLRQPVTRGETTTGAPRALSTLGSPSPFTTPGVPSALTTPGLTTPGTPKTLDLRSRAQALMRNFPLVDGHNDLPQVLRQRYKNVLQDVNLRNFTHGQTSLDRLRDGLVGAQFWSASVSCQTQDQTAVRLALEQIDLIRRMCASYSELELVTSAEGLNSSQKLACLIGVEGGHSLDSSLSVLRSFYVLGVRYLTLTFTCNTPWAESSTKFTHHMYTNVSGLTSFGEKVVEELNRLGMMIDLSYASDTLMRRVLEVSRTPVIFSHSAARAVCDNLLNVPDDILQLLKKNGGIVMVTLSMGVLQCNLLANVSTVADHFDHIRAVIGSEFIGIGGNYDGVGRFPQGLEDVSTYPVLIEELLSRSWSEKELQGVLRGNLLRVFRQVEKVREESRAQSPMEAEFPYGQLSTSCHSHLVPQNGHQTTHLEVTKWPTNRVPWRSSDASPYLLPGLVAAATFPTVIQWLC, from the exons ATGGTCCGGACCCCATTGTCGGCCTCTGCCCGTCACCTGCTCCTCCCAGGCTCCCGCGGCCGACCCCAGCGCCATATGCAGCCCACAGGCCACGAGGGTTCCCGCGCGCTCAGCCGGCGGCATCTGCGGCGTCTGCTCCTCCTgctattgctgctgctgctgcggcAGCCCGTAACCCGCGGGGAGACCACGACGGGCGCCCCCAGAGCCCTCTCCACCCTGGGCTCCCCCAGCCCCTTCACCACGCCGGGCGTCCCCAGCGCCCTCACAACGCCAGGCCTCACTACGCCAGGCACCCCCAAAACTCTGGACCTTCGGAGTCGCGCGCAGGCCCTGATGAGGAATTTCCCCCTCGTGGACGG CCACAATGACCTGCCCCAGGTCCTGAGACAGCGTTACAAGAATGTGCTTCAGGATGTTAACCTGCGAAATTTCACCCACggtcagaccagcctggacaggcTTAGAGACGGCCTCGTGGGTGCCCAG TTCTGGTCAGCATCCGTCTCATGCCAGACCCAGGACCAGACTGCCGTGCGCCTCGCCCTGGAGCAGATTGATCTCATTCGCCGCATGTGTGCCTCCTACTCTGAACTTGAGCTTGTGACCTCAGCTGAAG GTCTGAACAGCTCTCAAAAGCTGGCCTGCCTCATTGGCGTGGAGGGTGGTCACTCACTGGACAGCAGCCTGTCTGTGCTGCGCAGTTTCTATGTACTGGGAGTGCGCTACCTGACACTCACCTTCACCTGCAATACACCATG GGCAGAGAGTTCCACCAAGTTCACACACCACATGTACACCAATGTCAGCGGGTTGACAAGCTTTGGTGAG AAAGTGGTAGAGGAATTGAACCGCCTGGGCATGATGATAGATTTGTCCTATGCATCGGACACCTTGATGAGAAGGGTCCTGGAAGTGTCTCGGACTCCTGTGATCTTCTCCCACTCAGCTGCCAGAGCTGTGTGTGACAATTTGTTGAATGTTCCCGATGACATCCTGCAGCTTCTG AAGAAGAATGGTGGCATCGTGATGGTGACACTGTCCATGGGGGTGCTGCAGTGCAACCTGCTGGCTAACGTGTCCACGGTGGCAG ATCACTTTGACCACATCAGGGCAGTCATTGGATCTGAGTTCATCGGGATTGGTGGAAATTACGACGGGGTTGGCCG GTTCCCTCAGGGGCTGGAGGACGTGTCCACATACCCAGTCCTGATAGAGGAGTTGCTGAGTCGTAGCTGGAGTGAGAAAGAGCTTCAAGGTGTCCTTCGTGGAAACCTGCTGCGGGTCTTCAGACAAGTGGAAAAG GTGAGAGAGGAGAGCAGGGCGCAGAGCCCCATGGAGGCTGAGTTTCCATATGGGCAACTGAGCACATCCTGCCACTCCCACCTCGTGCCTCAGAATGGACACCAGACTACGCATCTGGAGGTGACCAAGTGGCCAACCAATCGGGTCCCCTGGAGGTCCTCAGATGCCTCCCCATACCTTCTTCCAGGCCTGGTGGCTGCTGCCACCTTCCCAACTGTCATCCAGTGGCTTTGCTGA
- the DPEP2 gene encoding dipeptidase 2 isoform X4, producing MCASYSELELVTSAKALNDTQKLACLIGVEGGHSLDNSLSILRTFYMLGVRYLTLTHTCNTPWAESSAKGVHSFYNNISGLTGFGEKVVAEMNRLGMMVDLSHVSDAVARRALEVSQAPVIFSHSAARGVCNSARNVPDDILQLLKKNGGIVMVSLSMGVIQCNPSANVSTVADHFDHIKAVIGSKFIGIGGDYDGAGKFPQGLEDVSTYPVLIEELLSRGWSEEELQGVLRGNLLRVFSRVEKIQEENEWQSPLEDKFPDEQLSSSCRSDLSRLRQRQSDFRPETEIPTRWTPKLSAKWSPSESSPNTAPIFAVVVTFPVLILWL from the exons ATGTGTGCCTCCTATTCTGAGCTGGAGCTTGTGACCTCGGCTAAAG CTCTGAATGACACCCAGAAATTGGCCTGCCTCATCGGTGTGGAGGGTGGCCACTCGCTGGACAATAGCCTCTCCATCTTACGTACCTTCTACATGCTGGGAGTGCGCTACCTGACGCTCACCCACACCTGCAACACACCCTG GGCAGAGAGCTCAGCTAAGGGCGTCCACTCCTTCTACAACAACATCAGCGGGCTGACTGGCTTTGGTGAG AAGGTGGTGGCAGAAATGAACCGCCTGGGCATGATGGTAGACTTGTCCCACGTCTCAGATGCTGTGGCACGGCGGGCCCTGGAAGTATCACAGGCACCTGTGATCTTCTCCCACTCGGCTGCTCGGGGTGTGTGCAACAGTGCTCGGAATGTTCCTGATGACATCCTGCAGCTTCTG AAGAAGAATGGTGGCATCGTGATGGTGTCTCTGTCCATGGGAGTCATACAGTGCAACCCGTCAGCCAATGTGTCCACTGTGGCAG ATCACTTCGACCACATCAAGGCAGTCATCGGATCCAAGTTCATTGGGATTGGTGGAGATTATGATGGGGCCGGCAA ATTCCCTCAGGGGCTGGAGGACGTGTCCACATACCCGGTCCTGATAGAGGAGTTGCTGAGTCGTGGCTGGAGTGAGGAAGAGCTTCAGGGTGTCCTTCGCGGAAACCTGCTGCGGGTCTTTAGTCGAGTGGAAAAG ATACAGGAAGAAAACGAATGGCAAAGCCCGTTGGAAGACAAGTTCCCGGATGAGCAGCTGAGCAGTTCCTGCCGCTCTGACCTCTCACGTCTGCGTCAGAGACAGTCTGACTTCAGACCAGAAACTGAGATTCCCACACGCTGGACACCCAAGTTATCAGCCAAGTGGTCACCCTCAGAGTCCTCCCCCAACACGGCCCCAATCTTCGCAGTTGTGGTCACCTTCCCGGTCCTTATTCTGTGGCTCTGA
- the DPEP2 gene encoding dipeptidase 2 isoform X1, with translation MQPAGLEGPGTFGRWPLLSPLLLLLLLQPVTCAYTTPGTPRALTTLGVPRAHTMPGIYAPSTTLGSPSTQGLREQARALMRDFPLVDGHNDLPLVLRQVYQKGLQDVNLRNFSYGQTSLDRLRDGLVGAQFWSAYVPCQTQDRDALRLTLEQIDLIRRMCASYSELELVTSAKALNDTQKLACLIGVEGGHSLDNSLSILRTFYMLGVRYLTLTHTCNTPWAESSAKGVHSFYNNISGLTGFGEKVVAEMNRLGMMVDLSHVSDAVARRALEVSQAPVIFSHSAARGVCNSARNVPDDILQLLKKNGGIVMVSLSMGVIQCNPSANVSTVADHFDHIKAVIGSKFIGIGGDYDGAGKFPQGLEDVSTYPVLIEELLSRGWSEEELQGVLRGNLLRVFSRVEKIQEENEWQSPLEDKFPDEQLSSSCRSDLSRLRQRQSDFRPETEIPTRWTPKLSAKWSPSESSPNTAPIFAVVVTFPVLILWL, from the exons ATGCAGCCCGCGGGCCTTGAGGGTCCGGGCACATTTGGTCGGTGGCCTCTGCTGAGTCcgctgctcctgctcctgctgctcCAGCCTGTAACCTGCGCCTACACCACGCCGGGCACCCCCAGAGCCCTCACCACACTGGGCGTCCCCAGAGCCCACACCATGCCAGGCATCTACGCTCCCTCGACCACACTCGGTAGTCCCAGCACCCAGGGCCTGCGAGAGCAGGCACGGGCCCTGATGCGGGACTTCCCGCTAGTGGACGG CCACAACGACCTGCCCCTGGTCCTGAGGCAGGTTTACCAGAAAGGGCTACAGGATGTTAACCTGCGCAATTTCAGCTACggccagaccagcctggacaggcTTAGAGATGGCCTCGTAGGCGCCCAG TTCTGGTCAGCCTACGTTCCATGCCAGACCCAGGACCGGGATGCCCTACGCCTCACCCTGGAGCAGATTGACCTCATTCGCCGCATGTGTGCCTCCTATTCTGAGCTGGAGCTTGTGACCTCGGCTAAAG CTCTGAATGACACCCAGAAATTGGCCTGCCTCATCGGTGTGGAGGGTGGCCACTCGCTGGACAATAGCCTCTCCATCTTACGTACCTTCTACATGCTGGGAGTGCGCTACCTGACGCTCACCCACACCTGCAACACACCCTG GGCAGAGAGCTCAGCTAAGGGCGTCCACTCCTTCTACAACAACATCAGCGGGCTGACTGGCTTTGGTGAG AAGGTGGTGGCAGAAATGAACCGCCTGGGCATGATGGTAGACTTGTCCCACGTCTCAGATGCTGTGGCACGGCGGGCCCTGGAAGTATCACAGGCACCTGTGATCTTCTCCCACTCGGCTGCTCGGGGTGTGTGCAACAGTGCTCGGAATGTTCCTGATGACATCCTGCAGCTTCTG AAGAAGAATGGTGGCATCGTGATGGTGTCTCTGTCCATGGGAGTCATACAGTGCAACCCGTCAGCCAATGTGTCCACTGTGGCAG ATCACTTCGACCACATCAAGGCAGTCATCGGATCCAAGTTCATTGGGATTGGTGGAGATTATGATGGGGCCGGCAA ATTCCCTCAGGGGCTGGAGGACGTGTCCACATACCCGGTCCTGATAGAGGAGTTGCTGAGTCGTGGCTGGAGTGAGGAAGAGCTTCAGGGTGTCCTTCGCGGAAACCTGCTGCGGGTCTTTAGTCGAGTGGAAAAG ATACAGGAAGAAAACGAATGGCAAAGCCCGTTGGAAGACAAGTTCCCGGATGAGCAGCTGAGCAGTTCCTGCCGCTCTGACCTCTCACGTCTGCGTCAGAGACAGTCTGACTTCAGACCAGAAACTGAGATTCCCACACGCTGGACACCCAAGTTATCAGCCAAGTGGTCACCCTCAGAGTCCTCCCCCAACACGGCCCCAATCTTCGCAGTTGTGGTCACCTTCCCGGTCCTTATTCTGTGGCTCTGA
- the DPEP2 gene encoding dipeptidase 2 isoform X3, translating into MQPAGLEGPGTFGRWPLLSPLLLLLLLQPVTCAYTTPGTPRALTTLGVPRAHTMPGIYAPSTTLGSPSTQGLREQARALMRDFPLVDGHNDLPLVLRQVYQKGLQDVNLRNFSYGQTSLDRLRDGLVGAQFWSAYVPCQTQDRDALRLTLEQIDLIRRMCASYSELELVTSAKALNDTQKLACLIGVEGGHSLDNSLSILRTFYMLGVRYLTLTHTCNTPWAESSAKGVHSFYNNISGLTGFGEKVVAEMNRLGMMVDLSHVSDAVARRALEVSQAPVIFSHSAARGVCNSARNVPDDILQLLKKNGGIVMVSLSMGVIQCNPSANVSTVADHFDHIKAVIGSKFIGIGGDYDGAGKYRKKTNGKARWKTSSRMSS; encoded by the exons ATGCAGCCCGCGGGCCTTGAGGGTCCGGGCACATTTGGTCGGTGGCCTCTGCTGAGTCcgctgctcctgctcctgctgctcCAGCCTGTAACCTGCGCCTACACCACGCCGGGCACCCCCAGAGCCCTCACCACACTGGGCGTCCCCAGAGCCCACACCATGCCAGGCATCTACGCTCCCTCGACCACACTCGGTAGTCCCAGCACCCAGGGCCTGCGAGAGCAGGCACGGGCCCTGATGCGGGACTTCCCGCTAGTGGACGG CCACAACGACCTGCCCCTGGTCCTGAGGCAGGTTTACCAGAAAGGGCTACAGGATGTTAACCTGCGCAATTTCAGCTACggccagaccagcctggacaggcTTAGAGATGGCCTCGTAGGCGCCCAG TTCTGGTCAGCCTACGTTCCATGCCAGACCCAGGACCGGGATGCCCTACGCCTCACCCTGGAGCAGATTGACCTCATTCGCCGCATGTGTGCCTCCTATTCTGAGCTGGAGCTTGTGACCTCGGCTAAAG CTCTGAATGACACCCAGAAATTGGCCTGCCTCATCGGTGTGGAGGGTGGCCACTCGCTGGACAATAGCCTCTCCATCTTACGTACCTTCTACATGCTGGGAGTGCGCTACCTGACGCTCACCCACACCTGCAACACACCCTG GGCAGAGAGCTCAGCTAAGGGCGTCCACTCCTTCTACAACAACATCAGCGGGCTGACTGGCTTTGGTGAG AAGGTGGTGGCAGAAATGAACCGCCTGGGCATGATGGTAGACTTGTCCCACGTCTCAGATGCTGTGGCACGGCGGGCCCTGGAAGTATCACAGGCACCTGTGATCTTCTCCCACTCGGCTGCTCGGGGTGTGTGCAACAGTGCTCGGAATGTTCCTGATGACATCCTGCAGCTTCTG AAGAAGAATGGTGGCATCGTGATGGTGTCTCTGTCCATGGGAGTCATACAGTGCAACCCGTCAGCCAATGTGTCCACTGTGGCAG ATCACTTCGACCACATCAAGGCAGTCATCGGATCCAAGTTCATTGGGATTGGTGGAGATTATGATGGGGCCGGCAA ATACAGGAAGAAAACGAATGGCAAAGCCCGTTGGAAGACAAGTTCCCGGATGAGCAGCTGA
- the DPEP2 gene encoding dipeptidase 2 isoform X2 has protein sequence MQPAGLEGPGTFGRWPLLSPLLLLLLLQPVTCAYTTPGTPRALTTLGVPRAHTMPGIYAPSTTLGSPSTQGLREQARALMRDFPLVDGHNDLPLVLRQVYQKGLQDVNLRNFSYGQTSLDRLRDGLVGAQFWSAYVPCQTQDRDALRLTLEQIDLIRRMCASYSELELVTSAKALNDTQKLACLIGVEGGHSLDNSLSILRTFYMLGVRYLTLTHTCNTPWAESSAKGVHSFYNNISGLTGFGEKVVAEMNRLGMMVDLSHVSDAVARRALEVSQAPVIFSHSAARGVCNSARNVPDDILQLLKKNGGIVMVSLSMGVIQCNPSANVSTVADHFDHIKAVIGSKFIGIGGDYDGAGKFPQGLEDVSTYPVLIEELLSRGWSEEELQGVLRGNLLRVFSRVEKVLWAGQESS, from the exons ATGCAGCCCGCGGGCCTTGAGGGTCCGGGCACATTTGGTCGGTGGCCTCTGCTGAGTCcgctgctcctgctcctgctgctcCAGCCTGTAACCTGCGCCTACACCACGCCGGGCACCCCCAGAGCCCTCACCACACTGGGCGTCCCCAGAGCCCACACCATGCCAGGCATCTACGCTCCCTCGACCACACTCGGTAGTCCCAGCACCCAGGGCCTGCGAGAGCAGGCACGGGCCCTGATGCGGGACTTCCCGCTAGTGGACGG CCACAACGACCTGCCCCTGGTCCTGAGGCAGGTTTACCAGAAAGGGCTACAGGATGTTAACCTGCGCAATTTCAGCTACggccagaccagcctggacaggcTTAGAGATGGCCTCGTAGGCGCCCAG TTCTGGTCAGCCTACGTTCCATGCCAGACCCAGGACCGGGATGCCCTACGCCTCACCCTGGAGCAGATTGACCTCATTCGCCGCATGTGTGCCTCCTATTCTGAGCTGGAGCTTGTGACCTCGGCTAAAG CTCTGAATGACACCCAGAAATTGGCCTGCCTCATCGGTGTGGAGGGTGGCCACTCGCTGGACAATAGCCTCTCCATCTTACGTACCTTCTACATGCTGGGAGTGCGCTACCTGACGCTCACCCACACCTGCAACACACCCTG GGCAGAGAGCTCAGCTAAGGGCGTCCACTCCTTCTACAACAACATCAGCGGGCTGACTGGCTTTGGTGAG AAGGTGGTGGCAGAAATGAACCGCCTGGGCATGATGGTAGACTTGTCCCACGTCTCAGATGCTGTGGCACGGCGGGCCCTGGAAGTATCACAGGCACCTGTGATCTTCTCCCACTCGGCTGCTCGGGGTGTGTGCAACAGTGCTCGGAATGTTCCTGATGACATCCTGCAGCTTCTG AAGAAGAATGGTGGCATCGTGATGGTGTCTCTGTCCATGGGAGTCATACAGTGCAACCCGTCAGCCAATGTGTCCACTGTGGCAG ATCACTTCGACCACATCAAGGCAGTCATCGGATCCAAGTTCATTGGGATTGGTGGAGATTATGATGGGGCCGGCAA ATTCCCTCAGGGGCTGGAGGACGTGTCCACATACCCGGTCCTGATAGAGGAGTTGCTGAGTCGTGGCTGGAGTGAGGAAGAGCTTCAGGGTGTCCTTCGCGGAAACCTGCTGCGGGTCTTTAGTCGAGTGGAAAAGGTACTCTGGGCTGGGCAAGAGAGTAGCTGA
- the LOC104655605 gene encoding SRA stem-loop-interacting RNA-binding protein, mitochondrial-like: MAASAARGAVALHRNIDRSVAFVRKIPWTAASSQLKEYFAQFGHVKRCIVPFDKETGFHRGLGWVQFSSEEELQNALQ, translated from the coding sequence ATGGCGGCCTCAGCAGCGAGGGGTGCTGTGGCGCTGCATAGAAATATCGATCGGTCAGTTGCTTTTGTGAGAAAAATTCCTTGGACTGCGGCGTCGAGTCAGCTGAAAGAATACTTTGCACAGTTTGGCCATGTAAAAAGGTGTATTGTACCTTTTGACAAGGAGACTGGCTTTCACAGAGGTTTGGGCTGGGTTCAGTTTTCTTCAGAAGAAGAACTTCAGAATGCACTACAATAG